One region of Wyeomyia smithii strain HCP4-BCI-WySm-NY-G18 chromosome 3, ASM2978416v1, whole genome shotgun sequence genomic DNA includes:
- the LOC129731059 gene encoding mucin-2 isoform X2, translated as MCDGLGRQFSYSCPNTTLFQQRMLICDHWYMVNCSKAESNYAANLLIGQRDKPFVGEDENEIRTPRPDLLDRPYSASFAGQPIMYNFIKTNTQAPQNAIGSDRKAQVTKSPSSKGKPAEIFEESASNHGLPIHWGTRYAKVDGDQEKVDQKQSLDTPKTTAIPLNVEEEQLQNNKINGRRNVKEDETKDESRNTVRFASSENRTSKVVDTKPSTTNVNSTPVKVPSIRYEPPFTPDEQKRRGSNNKESLGADFKPFETLLNFNKKGNRKDYDFSNFFTRNESIRNTASTATSTVATSTTERSFSTPRPPITTRFTAAPRQTSFNTVFSTTSKPTTAPIPDLQLPTTNSAQFVPRTGSPFQPLVRTTVPTNAPSSAIPSSTVEPRILPDPRQSNLPPRTILFNAPAATAGLFENRFALQRPPVIPATVPIPSTEILPPFANLANYDVIKTQYVSQPVFTRQPITSDPSGGPINTGIDKLAEQTPIQVRNDNIPRPFSIPTPSNEVLPPKIDYVFYDDATTQGPPIYYQWKWSIPSYGLDPPLDVPLSEDDKLSSQLNPASPEHSSDSIREHNQTARSISSETGNFGENQSTTNTVVDSPRLRAPAPTHNYLELRKNFAIPDFTFPLESEASSSGAYERDGAVNSFQVRIPSYTRSDNNSSTTWYGENVKCPHCHPAFLRPGTCEPCVKIRR; from the exons ATGTGCGATGGATTAGGACGTCAATTTAGCTATTCCTGTCCTAACACGACCCTCTTTCAGCAGCGAATGCTAATCTGTGATCACTGGTACATGGTCAATTGTTCTAAGGCGGAAAGCAACTACGCAGCTAACCTATTGATTG GGCAACGGGACAAACCCTTTGTTGGTGAAGATGAGAATGAAATTCGAACACCCCGTCCGGACTTGTTGGATCGGCCCTACTCTGCCAGCTTTGCTGGGCAACCGATCATGTATAACTTTATCAAG ACAAATACCCAAGCACCACAAAATGCCATAGGATCGGACAGGAAGGCTCAAGTTACTAAATCACCTTCAAGCAAGGGTAAGCCTGCGGAAATTTTCGAAGAGAGCGCCAGCAATCACGGCTTACCGATCCACTGGGGAACGCGATATGCCAAAGTGGATGGTGACCAGGAAAAGGTCGATCAAAAACAATCTCTGGATACCCCTAAAACTACTGCCATTCCTCTCAACGTAGAGGAAGAACAgcttcaaaataacaaaatcaaTGGACGACGAAATGTTAAAGAGGATGAAACAAAAGACGAGAGTCGAAATACGGTTCGCTTTGCAAGCAGTGAGAATCGTACCAGTAAAGTGGTGGATACAAAACCTAGTACAACCAACGTAAATAGTACTCCAGTGAAGGTTCCCTCCATACGCTATGAGCCTCCTTTTACTCCCGATGAGCAAAAAAGAAGGGGGAGTAACAACAAGGAATCCCTGGGAGCCGATTTCAAGCCATTCGAAACATTACTGAATTTTAACAAGAAAGGAAACCGTAAGGATTACGATTTCTCAAACTTTTTCACGCGAAATGAAAGTATTCGAAATACGGCTTCTACTGCAACCTCAACAGTGGCAACTAGTACAACTGAAAGATCTTTCAGTACCCCTAGACCGCCAATTACAACTAGATTTACTGCAGCACCTCGGCAAACCAGTTTTAATACTGTCTTCAGTACAACTTCGAAACCAACTACAGCGCCAATCCCGGACTTGCAACTTCCAACAACTAATTCAGCCCAGTTTGTTCCAAGAACAGGATCGCCATTTCAACCACTGGTTAGAACTACGGTCCCTACCAACGCTCCCTCCAGCGCTATTCCATCGTCAACAGTAGAGCCCCGTATTCTTCCTGACCCACGACAATCGAACCTCCCTCCTCGCACCATCCTGTTCAATGCTCCAGCTGCTACCGCGGGACTGTTCGAAAACCGATTTGCTCTGCAGCGACCTCCTGTGATCCCAGCGACAGTCCCAATCCCATCCACGGAAATTCTTCCACCTTTTGCTAATCTCGCAAATTACGACGTAATCAAAACCCAGTACGTTAGCCAACCAGTGTTCACACGTCAACCCATCACGAGCGATCCATCGGGAGGACCGATCAATACCGGAATTGATAAGCTAGCGGAGCAAACTCCAATCCAAGTTCGCAATGACAACATTCCTCGGCCTTTTAGCATTCCAACTCCATCCAACGAAGTCCTTCCTCCTAAGATAGACTACGTCTTCTACGATGACGCAACTACGCAAGGTCCGCCAATCTACTACCAGTGGAAGTGGTCGATTCCATCATACGGATTGGATCCTCCCTTGGATGTTCCCCTCAGTGAAGACGATAAACTTTCATCACAGTTAAACCCAGCCTCTCCGGAACACTCGTCCGACTCGATCCGTGAACATAACCAAACCGCCCGCTCCATTTCGTCTGAAACGGGCAATTTTGGCGAAAATCAATCTACCACCAACACCGTCGTTGACTCACCCAGGTTGAGGGCTCCAGCTCCAACGCATAACTATTTGGAGCTTCGCAAGAATTTTGCCATTCCTGATTTCACTTTTCCGCTAGAGAGTGAAGCCAGCTCCAGCGGAGCCTACGAACGGGACGGAGCTGTTAACTCGTTTCAGGTTAGAATTCCTTCGTACACCCGAAGCGATAACAACAGCAGCACGACGTGGTACGGTGAAAACGTAAAGTGCCCCCACTGTCACCCAGCCTTTCTGAGGCCCGGTACGTGTGAACCCTGCGTGAAAATAAGAAGATAA
- the LOC129731059 gene encoding mucin-2 isoform X1: MVSTTRRREWLGSQSLLPVVVLLLTIAVDVQGQQQAALQKSPLLNDGSFKYGAKTGFSCTGRAAGYYADVETGCQIYHMCDGLGRQFSYSCPNTTLFQQRMLICDHWYMVNCSKAESNYAANLLIGQRDKPFVGEDENEIRTPRPDLLDRPYSASFAGQPIMYNFIKTNTQAPQNAIGSDRKAQVTKSPSSKGKPAEIFEESASNHGLPIHWGTRYAKVDGDQEKVDQKQSLDTPKTTAIPLNVEEEQLQNNKINGRRNVKEDETKDESRNTVRFASSENRTSKVVDTKPSTTNVNSTPVKVPSIRYEPPFTPDEQKRRGSNNKESLGADFKPFETLLNFNKKGNRKDYDFSNFFTRNESIRNTASTATSTVATSTTERSFSTPRPPITTRFTAAPRQTSFNTVFSTTSKPTTAPIPDLQLPTTNSAQFVPRTGSPFQPLVRTTVPTNAPSSAIPSSTVEPRILPDPRQSNLPPRTILFNAPAATAGLFENRFALQRPPVIPATVPIPSTEILPPFANLANYDVIKTQYVSQPVFTRQPITSDPSGGPINTGIDKLAEQTPIQVRNDNIPRPFSIPTPSNEVLPPKIDYVFYDDATTQGPPIYYQWKWSIPSYGLDPPLDVPLSEDDKLSSQLNPASPEHSSDSIREHNQTARSISSETGNFGENQSTTNTVVDSPRLRAPAPTHNYLELRKNFAIPDFTFPLESEASSSGAYERDGAVNSFQVRIPSYTRSDNNSSTTWYGENVKCPHCHPAFLRPGTCEPCVKIRR, from the exons AAATCTCCACTGCTCAATGATGGATCGTTCAAATATGGGGCTAAAACAGGCTTCAGCTGCACAGGTCGTGCCGCTGGATATTACGCGGATGTGGAAACTGGCTGCCAA ATATACCACATGTGCGATGGATTAGGACGTCAATTTAGCTATTCCTGTCCTAACACGACCCTCTTTCAGCAGCGAATGCTAATCTGTGATCACTGGTACATGGTCAATTGTTCTAAGGCGGAAAGCAACTACGCAGCTAACCTATTGATTG GGCAACGGGACAAACCCTTTGTTGGTGAAGATGAGAATGAAATTCGAACACCCCGTCCGGACTTGTTGGATCGGCCCTACTCTGCCAGCTTTGCTGGGCAACCGATCATGTATAACTTTATCAAG ACAAATACCCAAGCACCACAAAATGCCATAGGATCGGACAGGAAGGCTCAAGTTACTAAATCACCTTCAAGCAAGGGTAAGCCTGCGGAAATTTTCGAAGAGAGCGCCAGCAATCACGGCTTACCGATCCACTGGGGAACGCGATATGCCAAAGTGGATGGTGACCAGGAAAAGGTCGATCAAAAACAATCTCTGGATACCCCTAAAACTACTGCCATTCCTCTCAACGTAGAGGAAGAACAgcttcaaaataacaaaatcaaTGGACGACGAAATGTTAAAGAGGATGAAACAAAAGACGAGAGTCGAAATACGGTTCGCTTTGCAAGCAGTGAGAATCGTACCAGTAAAGTGGTGGATACAAAACCTAGTACAACCAACGTAAATAGTACTCCAGTGAAGGTTCCCTCCATACGCTATGAGCCTCCTTTTACTCCCGATGAGCAAAAAAGAAGGGGGAGTAACAACAAGGAATCCCTGGGAGCCGATTTCAAGCCATTCGAAACATTACTGAATTTTAACAAGAAAGGAAACCGTAAGGATTACGATTTCTCAAACTTTTTCACGCGAAATGAAAGTATTCGAAATACGGCTTCTACTGCAACCTCAACAGTGGCAACTAGTACAACTGAAAGATCTTTCAGTACCCCTAGACCGCCAATTACAACTAGATTTACTGCAGCACCTCGGCAAACCAGTTTTAATACTGTCTTCAGTACAACTTCGAAACCAACTACAGCGCCAATCCCGGACTTGCAACTTCCAACAACTAATTCAGCCCAGTTTGTTCCAAGAACAGGATCGCCATTTCAACCACTGGTTAGAACTACGGTCCCTACCAACGCTCCCTCCAGCGCTATTCCATCGTCAACAGTAGAGCCCCGTATTCTTCCTGACCCACGACAATCGAACCTCCCTCCTCGCACCATCCTGTTCAATGCTCCAGCTGCTACCGCGGGACTGTTCGAAAACCGATTTGCTCTGCAGCGACCTCCTGTGATCCCAGCGACAGTCCCAATCCCATCCACGGAAATTCTTCCACCTTTTGCTAATCTCGCAAATTACGACGTAATCAAAACCCAGTACGTTAGCCAACCAGTGTTCACACGTCAACCCATCACGAGCGATCCATCGGGAGGACCGATCAATACCGGAATTGATAAGCTAGCGGAGCAAACTCCAATCCAAGTTCGCAATGACAACATTCCTCGGCCTTTTAGCATTCCAACTCCATCCAACGAAGTCCTTCCTCCTAAGATAGACTACGTCTTCTACGATGACGCAACTACGCAAGGTCCGCCAATCTACTACCAGTGGAAGTGGTCGATTCCATCATACGGATTGGATCCTCCCTTGGATGTTCCCCTCAGTGAAGACGATAAACTTTCATCACAGTTAAACCCAGCCTCTCCGGAACACTCGTCCGACTCGATCCGTGAACATAACCAAACCGCCCGCTCCATTTCGTCTGAAACGGGCAATTTTGGCGAAAATCAATCTACCACCAACACCGTCGTTGACTCACCCAGGTTGAGGGCTCCAGCTCCAACGCATAACTATTTGGAGCTTCGCAAGAATTTTGCCATTCCTGATTTCACTTTTCCGCTAGAGAGTGAAGCCAGCTCCAGCGGAGCCTACGAACGGGACGGAGCTGTTAACTCGTTTCAGGTTAGAATTCCTTCGTACACCCGAAGCGATAACAACAGCAGCACGACGTGGTACGGTGAAAACGTAAAGTGCCCCCACTGTCACCCAGCCTTTCTGAGGCCCGGTACGTGTGAACCCTGCGTGAAAATAAGAAGATAA
- the LOC129732406 gene encoding uncharacterized protein LOC129732406: MNGSFSENGSPSLDITKELELVIDVFDNGQIRVASVEDCSEERQSSSFSDLNYSQNAPVEQLFRSEEPNRWNNSEENFLHVNSYDSSDSESNTKTELVEWCPYKCEKCTKSSHPLRDNPDDVIMLEANILLKVPVRRKHFDRLLEIAQCCHEGLK; encoded by the coding sequence ATGAACGGATCATTTAGTGAAAACGGCTCCCCTTCACTTGACATTACCAAAGAGCTAGAGCTCGTGATTGATGTCTTCGATAACGGCCAAATTCGTGTGGCTTCCGTTGAGGACTGTAGTGAGGAGCGACAATCAAGTAGCTTTTCCGATCTCAACTACAGTCAGAACGCTCCGGTTGAGCAGTTGTTTCGGAGCGAAGAACCGAATCGATGGAATAATTCGGAAGAGAATTTTCTCCACGTGAACTCATATGATTCGAGCGACAGTGAATCAAACACGAAAACGGAACTGGTAGAATGGTGTCCTTACAAATGTGAAAAGTGTACAAAGAGCTCCCACCCGCTCCGTGATAATCCGGATGATGTGATCATGCTGGAAGCAAACATTTTACTGAAGGTTCCTGTAAGGAGAAAACATTTCGATCGTCTGCTTGAAATTGCCCAATGTTGCCATGAGGGTTTGAAATAA
- the LOC129729012 gene encoding uncharacterized protein LOC129729012, translating to MQRDIPQASRKSPRKRRLTDINRIFIDVLDGSGQAQVISEYSTVESSSERTVIRNFITVPLHPSAYDGSHQSDYESSTDSQSEWSNSVESLISEDSATPDDEMTLEVYDDNPIFSVPVIEVPGEQTTAGLGQQRLVRKDDSSSHQSISVVGKVRGHAVGAVIEPTSTVLMQLSTSSAEIANERVLNCVRDINELLDNEESVVILKCPGVEESQSSRRAFFDHRRATRKMMEMTEDILRRIQGSSRESILVKLQNTLREILNQPEDTIVVHSYSREKLEEEESMGDALVAFFSKDDDTALYVRTMQSKEHQSESFSGSEDEDQMALDRLRNFLQNSMISQEEIIERSLAIEPALTVSQSGNKIVGVLSFPDASSGIVTTTSERFPVDGSHDEKTKSTINLFRKLVQQPSEKLLVQVYSDESRSLQVKQMKQDLDRTVQSDSMEQKLPGISVRESDDKIIGVLSYAGGSIVIQTSSKNWIKHQTNGSPQGLLVAIRLLMEKLIMDDELSETDKKQIASIIAGVFHSETIELSDEFLSKPVLDKIRLIVQQLMKPAEGEDPLVIISEIQDTLQDVARQRSTGNKNFDTGDLLCKYFEELVCNEDSEFQANDILQALRDGLLNILVYYETSISSALDELLELLKTVPVDVGEFNVSRCPGVTLLTDRQQKPPPPSEELNIQSLEVVQQIHDLLSDEEPVEDRAVTYMSMFQTLFLTLVKIFAGWSLKVKAFLNKATEELPRSQPSLGKKPSVSFHLVQESDDETPPDISVQLQQEREHLNETIDELRLYLEQSLGVPDSWQRERRGSLLKSVTDHKEVKDRMLTLFAKLLEESGKLKVTDRSSEMIRLRLESVSGDLLRRESDQFVVLSGSVRDRQHNLGLFFEARLIDLKYSLEMESEMEYVTEVRRLSDEVDDDIEQVVIPTIVESCLAHIGSERDEMEVSVRQESWEVGLRENLSRYFGLMQNFVQESVEPMRDTLEMVLQKMSVLGSERVRELRSSVTQAGSSLMEDYVVELQESGEEVHDQHSGAVEFEDKCIQSNSLEDPESLALHQDDRMVAIEKDLCEIKNKLQLLDHIYEFMADSKASLQSKSKKSTPGLIKSTQNITQFNETDILPSAPPFEELDEYSEDLDVEHIKNLDVVQVVRIYTQPSQVSLPNQDVNDDVQVTQTHSQSFQSSLSSRSEFESAVECSLVDKETIESGSSEQILSVETVIEGKMEAEIEKTPTIGSMDSSPDLIEMPAERADDQQPLERSGKMQDSDIQFISAENCLPEEDNIIRSSTTNLARIRSADESFQTNQEDSLFKVSNSKSVSFEDIFRSHFSSEAMRQSEQFSTPGDSTITEDSTCRQMISSSREELPQDDQLKDGKIQGEVTGNSPLTTKCIPCEDSNDTFFSTQNCTSVAEEIADTSFENNADILTPHESVRVIQQQSLEVLERSAQPEQLFESQSQPISEEIEKTGLTESIPLGSATEMINTNSDDPLALQFNFKLTNEYELSAMEVDVRDSITNITEPTQDSCSEEDLLPPLIESTREADDRLDFQTPTDRGASGSVHETTELVECVLEQENTQLVPADSIQQRITENSLPQTVSTTNESTDHARHSSIVTINDQISTSTQPNDCRNSCPTIREETTNPLGDQRRDSCNLEVCRTVTTPPHLSYSDRQRNSRSNLCSLALSYHCPAEDSHKRYACPAEIYSCHQVGPDQLIIHWDVADQFLDQIVGYKIQLNGELRVVCYSRMRRTALLENVDVNRQHRIAIYPTPKASIGDHVTPWSPGVFFYHR from the exons ATGCAACGTGATATACCGCAAGCTAGTAGAAAATCCCCCCGGAAGCGACGCTTGACAGACATAAACCGCATCTTCATCGATGTGCTCGACGGTAGTGGGCAAGCTCAGGTGATTTCTGAATATTCAACTGTTGAGTCCAGTTCCGAGCGCACCGTTATCCGAAACTTCATCACAGTTCCACTGCATCCGAGTGCCTATGACGGTAGCCATCAAAGTGATTATGAATCCTCAACGGACAGCCAGTCAGAATGGAGTAATTCGGTAGAGTCTTTGATTTCGGAAGATAGTGCGACCCCAGACGATGAAATGACTCTGGAAGTGTACGATGATAATCCTATTTTTTCTGTTCCGGTTATTGAGGTACCGGGAGAGCAAACCACAGCTGGCTTGGGACAGCAAAGACTAGTACGGAAAGATGACAGCAGTAGTCACCAGTCGATTTCGGTTGTTGGTAAAGTTCGAGGACATGCCGTTGGGGCAGTGATTGAACCCACTAGCACCGTTCTAATGCAGCTTTCAACAAGCAGTGCTGAAATCGCGAATGAACGGGTTCTGAATTGCGTACGGGATATAAATGAACTGCTAGATAATGAGGAGAGCGTTGTGATTTTAAAGTGCCCCGGAGTGGAAGAATCGCAAAGCTCACGGAGAGCGTTTTTTGATCATAGAAGAGCCACTCGGAAGATGATGGAAATGACCGAAGATATTTTGCGGAGAATACAAGGATCGTCAAGAGAATCTATCTTGGTAAAGTTGCAGAATACCCTACGGGAGATCTTAAACCAACCAGAGGACACAATTGTAGTTCACAGCTATTCTAGAGAAAAGTTGGAAGAAGAAGAATCTATGGGAGATGCTCTtgttgctttcttcagcaaagatgATGATACGGCTTTATACGTACGAACCATGCAGTCAAAAGAGCATCAAAGTGAAAGCTTTTCCGGAAGTGAAGACGAAGATCAAATGGCATTGGATCGACTCAGAAATTTCCTTCAGAACTCGATGATTAGTCAGGAGGAAATAATAGAAAGGTCATTGGCGATAGAACCTGCTCTAACTGTGAGTCAATCTGGAAATAAAATCGTCGGGGTATTGAGTTTTCCCGATGCATCATCTGGAATTGTGACAACTACGTCTGAACGCTTCCCTGTTGATGGGAGCCATGATGAGAAGACAAAATCAACTATAAATCTGTTTAGAAAACTGGTCCAACAgcccagtgaaaagttgttggTTCAAGTATACTCCGATGAGAGTCGCAGTCTACAAGTGAAGCAAATGAAGCAGGACCTGGATCGCACAGTGCAAAGTGATTCGATGGAGCAAAAACTTCCGGGGATTAGTGTTAGAGAGAGTGATGATAAAATAATAGGTGTACTGAGCTACGCTGGGGGTTCAATTGTCATTCAAACCTCAAGTAAAAATTGGATTAAACATCAAACTAATGGAAGTCCACAAGGTTTGTTGGTAGCGATTCGGCTTTTGATGGAGAAGTTGATAATGGACGATGAACTTAGCGAAACAGACAAAAAACAAATAGCTTCGATCATTGCGGGGGTCTTTCACAGTGAAACAATTGAATTATCGGATGAGTTTCTCAGTAAACCAGTGCTCGATAAGATCCGGTTGATTGTCCAGCAGCTGATGAAACCTGCGGAAGGCGAAGATCCACTTGTAATAATCAGTGAAATTCAAGATACCCTCCAAGATGTTGCTCGTCAGCGATCAACTGGCAACAAAAACTTCGACACTGGAGATTTGTTGTGCAAATACTTCGAAGAGTTAGTTTGCAATGAAGACTCAGAATTTCAAGCTAATGACATTCTTCAGGCGCTACGTGATGGATTATTGAACATTCTTGTATATTACGAAACTTCGATATCAAGTGCGCTTGACGAACTTCTGGAGCTTCTAAAGACAGTTCCTGTCGATGTCGGAGAATTTAATGTATCAAGATGCCCTGGGGTAACGCTGCTCACCGATCGTCAGCAAAAGCCACCACCGCCTTCAGAAGAATTAAACATTCAATCACTGGAAGTAGTTCAACAGATCCACGATTTACTCAGTGATGAGGAACCGGTCGAGGACCGTGCAGTAACCTATATGTCaatgtttcaaacactgtttctGACCTTGGTCAAAATTTTTGCCGGTTGGAGTCTCAAGGTGAAGGCCTTTCTTAACAAGGCAACTGAGGAGCTTCCGAGATCCCAACCTTCGCTAGGTAAGAAACCATCCGTTTCGTTTCATTTAGTTCAGGAGTCGGACGATGAAACGCCTCCGGATATATCTGTTCAGCTACAGCAAGAGCGGGAGCATTTAAATGAAACTATCGATGAGCTACGGTTATACCTGGAACAGTCGTTAGGTGTTCCGGATTCTTGGCAACGAGAACGCAGAGGATCGTTACTGAAATCCGTAACAGATCACAAAGAGGTGAAAGACCGAATGCTGACACTGTTTGCTAAATTGCTGGAGGAGTCGGGAAAACTTAAAGTGACGGACCGATCCTCAGAGATGATACGCCTGAGGCTGGAGTCGGTATCTGGGGATCTGCTGCGGCGAGAATCCGACCAGTTTGTGGTGCTGAGTGGTAGTGTTCGGGATCGGCAACACAATTTAGGGCTGTTCTTCGAGGCTCGATTGATAGATTTAAAATACAGCCTTGAAATGGAATCGGAAATGGAGTACGTAACGGAGGTGCGACGACTGTCGGATGAAGTGGACGACGATATCGAGCAAGTGGTGATTCCGACGATTGTGGAGTCCTGTCTGGCGCACATTGGAAGCGAACGTGACGAGATGGAAGTTAGTGTGCGACAGGAGTCGTGGGAGGTTGGACTGCGAGAAAATCTGAGTAGGTACTTTGGGTTGATGCAAAATTTCGTCCAAGAGTCAGTGGAACCGATGAGGGACACTCTGGAGATGGTTTTGCAGAAAATGTCTGTCCTGGGTTCAGAGAGGGTTCGGGAGCTGAGGTCGAGTGTTACACAAGCTGGAAGCAGTTTGATGGAGGATTACGTTGTCGAACTGCAGGAGAGTGGAGAGGAAGTGCATGACCAGCACAGCGGAG CTGTGGAATTCGAAGATAAATGTATTCAAAGTAATTCTTTGGAAGACCCAGAAAGCCTAGCTTTA CACCAAGATGATCGGATGGTGGCAATTGAAAAGGATTTGTGCGAAATAAAAAACAAGCTGCAACTCTTAGATCATATCTATGAGTTTATGGCTGATTCTAAGGCGTCATTGCAATCAAAGTCAAAAAAATCAACACCTGGTTTGATAAAATCAACACAAAACATAACACAATTCAATGAGACAGATATTCTTCCAAGTGCTCCTCCTTTCGAGGAACTAGATGAATATTCCGAAGATTTAGATGTAGAGCATATCAAAAACCTGGATGTCGTTCAAGTGGTTCGAATTTATACGCAACCTTCGCAAGTTTCGCTACCTAATCAAGACGTTAATGATGATGTTCAAGTTACGCAAACTCATTCACAATCTTTTCAAAGTTCACTATCAAGTCGCAGTGAGTTCGAATCTGCTGTTGAGTGTTCTTTGGTTGACAAGGAAACTATCGAGAGTGGTTCGTCTGAACAAATCCTTTCAGTTGAAACAGTTATTGAAGGCAAAATGGAAGCTGAAATTGAAAAAACTCCAACCATAGGTAGTATGGATTCGTCGCCAGATCTcatagaaatgccagcagagaGAGCGGATGATCAACAGCCTTTAGAACGCTCTGGAAAGATGCAGGATTCAGATATACAGTTCATTTCGGCTGAAAACTGTTTACCTGAAGAAGACAATATCATAAGATCAAGCACAACAAACTTGGCTAGAATACGGTCAGCAGATGAATCGTTTCAAACAAATCAAGAAGACTCGCTATTTAAAGTCTCAAATAGCAAATCGGTGTCTTTCGAGGATATCTTTCGATCCCATTTTTCTAGTGAAGCGATGCGACAAAGTGAACAATTTTCAACACCGGGAGACTCTACAATAACAGAAGACTCAACATGCCGACAGATGATTAGCTCTTCACGGGAAGAGTTACCACAAGACGACCAATTGAAAGATGGGAAAATCCAAGGAGAGGTCACGGGGAATTCACCGCTAACTACAAAATGTATCCCGTGTGAAGATTCAAATGATACGTTTTTCTCAACTCAAAATTGTACATCAGTTGCGGAGGAGATCGCTGATACCAGTTTCGAAAATAATGCAGACATTTTAACACCTCATGAATCGGTTCGAGTGATTCAGCAGCAATCGCTCGAAGTTCTAGAACGATCTGCACAACCCGAGCAATTATTTGAATCGCAGTCTCAACCAATATcagaagaaattgaaaaaacCGGTCTCACCGAATCAATTCCCCTAGGTTCCGCAACTGAAATGATCAATACAAATTCCGATGATCCTCTCGCCTTACAGTTCAATTTCAAATTAACAAACGAATACGAGTTATCAGCAATGGAAGTAGACGTTCGTGACTCAATAACGAATATAACCGAACCTACGCAAGATTCTTGCTCTGAAGAAGATCTCCTTCCACCTTTAATTGAATCAACGAGAGAAGCAGATGATCGCTTAGATTTTCAAACCCCAACTGACCGTGGGGCTTCTGGAAGTGTCCACGAAACAACTGAACTCGTTGAATGTGTTTTGGAACAGGAAAATACTCAACTTGTTCCAGCTGATTCCATCCAACAGAGAATTACTGAAAATTCGCTTCCACAAACTGTGAGCACCACGAATGAAAGCACCGATCATGCCAGACACTCGTCAATAGTAACGATTAATGATCAAATCTCAACAAGTACACAGCCTAATGATTGTAGGAACTCATGTCCAACCATTCGAGAAGAAACCACAAATCCCCTCGGAGACCAGAGACGCGATTCATGTAACTTAGAAGTTTGTCGTACAGTTACGACCCCACCGCATTTGTCGTATAGCGACCGTCAACGGAATTCTCGATCGAACCTGTGTAGTTTAGCTCTAAGTTATCATTGTCCAGCTGAAGACAGCCATAAGCGATACGCTTGTCCAGCGGAGATTTACTCCTGTCATCAGGTCGGCCCGGATCAGTTGATCATTCACTGGGATGTAGCTGACCAATTTCTCGATCAAATCGTAGGCTACAAG ATTCAGTTGAACGGTGAACTACGTGTCGTTTGTTATTCCCGAATGCGAAGAACAGCTCTGCTAGAGAACGTCGACGTTAACCGGCAGCACCGAATTGCTATCTATCCTACACCGAAAGCCTCAATTGGAGATCACGTCACACCATGGAGCCCCGGAGTGTTCTTCTATCAtcgttaa